Genomic window (Chitinophaga parva):
CATCCACAACATTTGCTGTAGTGGTTTACGCAATTTTTCGCGCACCGCGGTTTCCACGGTGGTGATGTCGAGGGCGTTGATCTTATGTTCCACCAGTTGCTGGATGTTCAGGTCCCGCTCCAGGTTGTTTACATACTGGTTGATGAGGATGGGGAAGAGGTGGTCCAGTTCCGCCACCAGTACGCCTTTGATCTGGTTCACGGTGCTATCGCCAATGAACATGGCGAGTACGGGCATGGCTTTGGGGAGTTTTTCCCGGAGGAAGGTATCCAGGTGGGTTTCCACCACGGGCATAATGGCCTTTATCTGTGCCGGGTCAGTGAGTTTGGTCCGGATGGCGTCGAAGGAAAAGAGCTGGGTGGCAACGGTGTGGCCAAGTTCCCGGGCCAGTTGTTGCTGGTATTTCGGGAAGGCACGGAAGAGGAGGCGGATGGAGAACCAGTTGGTGAACCAGCCGATGAAAGCGCCGAGTAAAGGAATGCAATACAATAACATAGGGGGCAAAGATAAAGCGTGGCAGGAGAACTTCCGCGATTGGTTTTTGAGAGGGTGGTAACGTGCTTTGTTATGATGTACGCTGGCGCTGCCGGAGCATTCGATCGGGTCTTCGCGTTCTTGTCGGGTGCTTGTCCTGACCTCGCATGCAGCTTTCATTCTTCGCATGCTTAATTTGATGTTCATATTCCCCCGCCGGTCAGCAATTTACTGCTCCGAAGCCTGGAAATTGATCCCGGGCCCCGGACTATTCCCTGCCGCGCAAAAAACCGGAAACACCTGCATTTTCGCGCTCAACCTGCACTATCTTTTGTCACAGAAACTTCAAAAATCGATCTGTCCTAAACAAAAAAAAGCGCCTGCTTTTGCAGACGCTTTTTGTGTTTGGGTGGATGAAGGGGCTCGAACCCTCGACCCTCAGAACCACAATCTGATGCTCTAACCAACTGAGCTACAACCACCGTTTCTTGTTTTGCGGAGTGCAAAGATAAGAGAATATGTTTCAGGTTTCCAAATTTTTTGAAAAAATTTCTCCTCAGGAAAACGTAGACGAGCTCGCTGCTTTTTAGAAAAGCCGCGCCCGCTGCGATGTTGGGGCGGGAAAAACATTTATATTTGTTGTCTACTAACTAGCCCGGCATGTACGCATGCTGGGCTTTTTTTGTCTAATGGTGCCTCGAAAGCGAACCCAGGATAAGTCAGGTAGTTAAAATAATAATGCTAAAGACTATGGATCAACTGAAGTTAAAACTGAAAGAGTATTATCAGCGGTACCAGCAAATGGACGCGAAAACCAAACCGGCAGCAGGACATGGTGACAAAGAACAGGTGGCCGATCTGGAAAATGATATCCTGTCACAATTTGGCTTGCCGGCGTCTAAGAGATTTGTGCAGATCCTGCACGACTTTGTTACCCATCGCCAGTTCAACGACCAGCTGGTAGATTATGTGAGCAAGAAGCTGAAAACCGCCGCCAGCAAGTACCTGCTGGCTCCCGTGATGTCGGACATTGAGCAGCTCTCCCATGCCCGCGACCAGAAACGCAGCGCCTACGATGTGCTGCCGGAACTGGGCTATCCCATCA
Coding sequences:
- a CDS encoding DUF445 domain-containing protein — translated: MLLYCIPLLGAFIGWFTNWFSIRLLFRAFPKYQQQLARELGHTVATQLFSFDAIRTKLTDPAQIKAIMPVVETHLDTFLREKLPKAMPVLAMFIGDSTVNQIKGVLVAELDHLFPILINQYVNNLERDLNIQQLVEHKINALDITTVETAVREKLRKPLQQMLWMGTIIGLLIGLVQLCIALCA